One Citricoccus sp. K5 DNA window includes the following coding sequences:
- a CDS encoding DUF3072 domain-containing protein — MGATGDAEDPALEKDPADWVSGDDPMTEAQRSYLDTLAKQAGEELPANLTKAEASEHIDRLRDQQS, encoded by the coding sequence ATCGGCGCGACCGGTGATGCCGAGGACCCTGCCCTGGAGAAGGACCCGGCCGACTGGGTCAGCGGTGACGATCCGATGACGGAGGCGCAGCGCTCCTACCTGGACACCCTCGCCAAGCAGGCCGGTGAGGAACTGCCCGCGAACCTGACCAAGGCTGAGGCCTCCGAGCACATCGACCGTCTCCGGGACCAGCAGTCCTGA